In one Acomys russatus chromosome X, mAcoRus1.1, whole genome shotgun sequence genomic region, the following are encoded:
- the LOC127185857 gene encoding LOW QUALITY PROTEIN: zinc finger X-linked protein ZXDB-like (The sequence of the model RefSeq protein was modified relative to this genomic sequence to represent the inferred CDS: inserted 2 bases in 1 codon) → MEIPRLLPARGTPQGXGGGCCPAGGGGVHRAPDSLACQAPTRRLLLLRGAQDGGPGPRSAEAQRASRGLGPIPSSNRLALRPDHQGVHSRRGGGGGGGGGGGGEDFFLLLLDPVGGDVETVGTEQAGGPGWREEAEAGPGPERRQSSANPAGRLAALGSRCLSAVPAPAPLPAAGQAAAAAAAAAFAGTITIHNQDLLLRFENGVLTLTTPPPPAWEPGVAPFPQPPPQPPPPPRPPRPGALIAPQQAGFPPVAAAQLGDCPELPPDLLLAEPAEPAPGPAPPEEEEAEAPAAAQSPRGPLVPGPGVVLYLCPEAQCGQTFAKKHQLKVHLLTHSSSQGQRPFKCPLSGCGWTFTTSYKLKRHLQSHDKLRPFGCPAEGCGKSFTTVYNLKAHMKGHEQENSFKCEVCEESFPTQAKLSTHQRSHFEPERPYQCAFSGCKKTFITVSALFSHNRAHFREQELFACSFPGCSKQYDKACRLKIHLRSHTGERPFLCDFDGCGWNFTSMSKLLRHKRKHEDDRRFTCPVEGCGKSFTRAEHLKGHSITHLGTKPFVCPVEGCCARFSARSSLYIHSKKHLQDVGAWKSRCPVSACNKLFTSKHSMKTHMAKRHNLSQDLLAQLEAANCLTPSSELSSQGQSDLCGAELVSLFSDVPGHASAAVLDTALVSSGILTIDVASVNSTLAGSLPADDNNNSHSLGQAVDPRALRGAPGDLPQSLDTSLFFGTSVAAGYQQSPLDMDDVSPGNVGLFGSLALKNSGLEPQALTPSNKLTVDTEALTPSSTLCENSVSELLTPAKADWNVQSESDFFGHEEETQFGFSHPTGGHASQKETDLIAVTGTPFLV, encoded by the exons ATGGAAATCCCGAGGCTGCTCCCGGCTCGCGGGACACCACAGGG GGGCGGCGGCTGCTGCCCCGCGGGTGGCGGCGGGGTCCACCGAGCCCCGGACTCTCTGGCTTGTCAGGCCCCCACGCGCCGCCTCCTACTGCTCCGGGGGGCCCAAGATGGCGGGCCGGGGCCGCGGAGCGCAGAGGCCCAGAGGGCCTCACGGGGCCTGGGCCCGATCCCTAGCTCGAACCGGTTGGCGCTGAGGCCGGATCACCAGGGCGTCCACAGCCGccgtggcggtggcggcggcggcggcggcggcggcggcggcgaagACTTCTTCCTGTTGCTGCTTGACCCGGTGGGTGGCGACGTAGAAACAGTGGGCACGGAGCAGGCCGGAGGGCCcgggtggagggaggaggccgaggcaggcccGGGCCCCGAGCGGCGCCAGAGCAGCGCGAACCCAGCGGGCCGGCTGGCGGCGCTGGGCTCCCGCTGCCTGTCGGCGGTCCCGGCTCCGGCTCCGCTCCCCGCAGCTGGCcaggcagcggcggcggcggcggcggcggccttCGCGGGCACCATCACTATCCACAACCAGGACTTGCTGCTGCGCTTTGAGAACGGCGTCCtcaccctgaccacgcccccgcCGCCTGCCTGGGAACCGGGGGTCGCGCCTTTCCCCCAgccgccgccgcagccgccgccaCCCCCGAGGCCGCCACGGCCAGGGGCACTGATCGCCCCGCAGCAGGCCGGGTTTCCGCCGGTCGCCGCGGCGCAGCTGGGCGACTGCCCCGAGCTGCCACCGGACCTCCTGCTGGCGGAGCCGGCGGAACCCGCGCCGGGCCCGGCGCctccggaggaggaggaggccgagGCCCCGGCCGCCGCCCAGAGCCCCCGCGGGCCTCTGGTCCCGGGCCCGGGCGTGGTGCTGTACCTGTGCCCGGAGGCGCAGTGCGGCCAAACCTTCGCCAAGAAGCACCAGCTGAAGGTGCACCTGCTGACGCACAGCAGTAGCCAGGGCCAGCGGCCCTTCAAGTGCCCCCTGAGCGGCTGCGGCTGGACCTTCACCACGTCTTACAAGCTCAAGAGACACCTGCAGTCGCACGACAAACTGCGGCCCTTTGGCTGCCCGGCGGAGGGCTGTGGCAAGAGCTTCACCACCGTGTACAACCTCAAAGCGCACATGAAGGGGCACGAGCAGGAGAACTCCTTCAAGTGCGAGGTGTGTGAGGAGAGCTTCCCCACGCAGGCCAAGCTCAGCACCCACCAGCGCAGCCACTTTGAGCCCGAGAGGCCTTACCAGTGTGCGTTTTCTGGCTGCAAGAAGACGTTCATTACTGTGAGTGCCCTCTTTTCTCATAACCGCGCCCACTTCAGGGAACAGGAACTTTTTGCCTGCTCTTTCCCTGGCTGCAGCAAGCAGTATGACAAGGCTTGCAGGCTCAAGATTCACCTGCGCAGCCACACCGGGGAGAGACCCTTCCTTTGCGACTTTGATGGCTGTGGCTGGAACTTCACCAGCATGTCCAAGCTCTTAAGGCACAAGAGGAAGCACGAGGACGACCGCAGGTTCACCTGCCCCGTGGAGGGCTGCGGCAAGTCCTTCACCAGGGCCGAGCACCTGAAAGGCCACAGCATCACCCACCTGGGCACCAAGCCCTTCGTGTGCCCCGTGGAAGGCTGCTGTGCCAGGTTCTCCGCTCGGAGCAGCCTCTACATCCACTCCAAGAAGCACTTGCAGGACGTGGGCGCTTGGAAGAGCCGGTGCCCGGTCTCCGCCTGTAACAAACTCTTCACATCCAAGCACAGCATGAAGACCCACATGGCCAAAAGGCACAACCTCAGCCAGGACCTCTTGGCCCAGCTCGAGGCTGCCAACTGTCTCACACCCAGCAGTGAACTCAGCAGCCAGGGGCAGAGTGACCTCTGTGGCGCGGAGCTAGTGTCTCTCTTCTCGGATGTGCCTGGCCACGCTTCTGCTGCGGTGCTGGACACGGCCTTGGTCAGCTCTGGAATCTTGACCATTGATGTGGCCTCTGTCAACTCCACCCTGGCAGGAAGCCTCCCTGCCGAcgataacaacaa CAGCCATTCCTTAGGGCAAGCGGTGGACCCTCGGGCCTTGAGGGGAGCCCCCGGTGACCTTCCCCAGAGTCTGGATACCTCTCTCTTCTTCGGGACCTCGGTGGCCGCCGGATACCAGCAGAGCCCCTTAGACATGGACGATGTCTCCCCTGGGAACGTGGGGCTCTTTGGCTCCTTGGCTCTGAAAAACTCGGGCCTGGAGCCCCAGGCTCTGACGCCCAGCAATAAGCTAACCGTGGACACAGAAGCTCTGACTCCCTCCAGCACCCTGTGTGAAAACAGTGTCTCAGAACTACTGACCCCAGCCAAAGCCGATTGGAATGTGCAGTCCGAATCTGACTTCTTTGGGCACGAGGAAGAAACCCAGTTCGGATTCTCCCACCCAACGGGAGGCCATGCTTCTCAGAAAGAAACAGACCTTATCGCGGTGACTGGCACCCCGTTTTTGGTATGA